In Meleagris gallopavo isolate NT-WF06-2002-E0010 breed Aviagen turkey brand Nicholas breeding stock chromosome 3, Turkey_5.1, whole genome shotgun sequence, one DNA window encodes the following:
- the LOC109366617 gene encoding uncharacterized protein LOC109366617 → MDVASEWICPICGQIREDVTYVTPCQHQLCYGCAIWWANRKPSCAVCGHKISTIRYSVRSDDDYLECAVPQPAAHSDQGLQDEQGPAEPVLIPPEHSFPAEVWAAFFKEHPEDLEPLLQWLQEEIQQESSEDWWEVYAGQWTTMNLLCEHGLDEEALVRELQLITNGDVVPFVRRLISTAAALYGPTIRHELDHQVSHAAGGWEDSPAASAITSASHQEPPALGPGCSTSLAGPSTEELPGSSTGGPGHPSTATAPSEEEPQEEPGQVAAAGPSAQGRDRSCGGPRCPAKRKASSSRQDSPPPRKRRPRRRR, encoded by the coding sequence ATGGACGTGGCATCCGAATGGATCTGCCCCATCTGCGGGCAAATTCGGGAAGATGTCACCTACGTGACCCCTTGCCAACACCAGCTGTGCTACGGCTGTGCCATCTGGTGGGCAAACAGGAAGCCGAGTTGTGCCGTATGCGGGCACAAAATATCCACCATCCGATACTCGGTGAGGTCGGATGATGACTACCTTGAGTGTGCTGTCCCGCAGCCCGCAGCGCACTCAGATCAAGGCCTGCAGGACGAGCAGGGGCCTGCAGAGCCGGTGCTCATCCCACCCGAGCACAGCTTCCCAGCCGAGGTCTGGGCTGCATTTTTCAAGGAGCACCCAGAAGACCTCGAACCCCTGCTCCagtggctgcaggaggagatcCAGCAGGAGTCCAGCGAGGACTGGTGGGAAGTCTATGCCGGACAGTGGACCACCATGAACCTCCTCTGTGAGCATGGACTGGACGAGGAGGCCTTGGTGCGGGAGCTGCAGCTGATCACCAACGGTGATGTGGTGCCCTTCGTGAGAAGGCTCATCAGCACTGCCGCAGCTCTGTACGGCCCCACGATCCGCCACGAGCTGGACCACCAAGTCAGCCATGCTGCTGGAGGATGGGaggacagccctgcagccagcgCCATCACCAGTGCCTCCCATCAGGAGCCTCCCGCTTTGGGCCCAGGCTGTTCCACCAGCCTCGCAGGGCCCAGCACCGAGGAGCTGCCCGGCAGCTCTACTGGGGGACCCGGGCACCCCAGCACCGCCACCGCGCCCTCAGAGGAGGAGCCGCAGGAGGAGCCAGGGCAGGTGGCGGCAGCGGGCCCCTCCGCCCAGGGCAGGGACCGCTCGTGTGGGGGGCCCCGATGCCCCGCAAAGAggaaggccagcagcagccGCCAGGACTCGCCCCCACCCCGCAAGAGGCGGCCCCGGCGGCGGCGCTAG